A window of the Gemmatimonadota bacterium genome harbors these coding sequences:
- a CDS encoding sulfatase, translated as MRILYLDLDALNPTHLGCYGYHRNTSPTIDKIAAEGIRFNQVYTTDAPCLPSRTAFYSGQFGIHSGVVGHGGTASERRINGPNRGFRDRLANEGLAGFLQRRGLKTSMISPFGQRHAAWHFYAGFNEIHNTGKGGMESAEEVTPVVEKWLNDNAADDNWFLHINYWDVHTPYRAPAEYGEPFADDPLPDWLTPELLEEHKKLVGPHTAQDIMMWDDRPNPRFPRHPGRLDNMDDLRRMIDGYDTAIRYVDDQIAIIVGILEDKGVLDDTAIIISADHGENMGELGIYGEHGTADQATCHIPMIVKWPGGQSGITDEGLHYNIDLAPTLADLLGGQKQALWDGESYAPVITEGTDAGRSELILSQCAHVCQRAVRFDDWIYIRTYHDGYRLYPRELLFNLSDDPWEMRDVAAENPDICREAAYRLMNWHDHMMETMPRPYDNDPLWTVMQEGGPMHTWGAFEDYCDRLAETDRAEGAVLLREKFGNKYRHP; from the coding sequence ATGCGCATCTTATACCTCGATCTCGACGCCTTAAATCCCACACACCTGGGCTGTTACGGATATCACCGCAACACATCGCCAACAATTGACAAAATCGCAGCCGAAGGCATTCGATTTAATCAAGTCTATACAACAGACGCGCCCTGCTTGCCATCGCGCACCGCATTTTACTCCGGGCAATTCGGCATTCATTCGGGCGTCGTAGGACACGGCGGCACAGCATCAGAGCGGCGCATAAATGGACCAAACCGCGGATTTCGAGATCGACTGGCAAACGAGGGACTGGCTGGATTCCTGCAGCGTCGGGGCTTAAAAACATCCATGATCAGCCCCTTTGGACAGCGGCATGCCGCGTGGCATTTTTACGCCGGCTTCAACGAAATACACAACACCGGCAAAGGCGGCATGGAATCAGCCGAAGAAGTAACACCCGTAGTCGAAAAATGGCTGAATGATAATGCCGCGGACGACAACTGGTTTTTGCACATCAACTACTGGGATGTACACACCCCCTATCGCGCGCCAGCAGAATACGGCGAACCCTTTGCCGATGATCCTCTCCCAGACTGGCTAACACCCGAATTGCTGGAAGAACACAAAAAACTCGTCGGACCCCACACCGCGCAGGACATCATGATGTGGGACGACCGTCCCAATCCCCGCTTTCCCCGGCACCCCGGGCGCCTGGACAACATGGACGACCTGCGGCGGATGATCGACGGATACGACACCGCAATCCGGTACGTAGATGATCAAATCGCCATCATTGTGGGCATATTGGAAGACAAAGGCGTGCTGGACGACACCGCGATCATCATCAGCGCGGATCACGGCGAAAACATGGGCGAACTCGGCATATACGGCGAACACGGAACAGCCGACCAGGCGACCTGCCATATACCGATGATCGTAAAGTGGCCCGGCGGACAATCTGGAATCACAGACGAGGGCCTGCATTACAATATTGATTTAGCTCCCACATTAGCCGATCTTTTAGGCGGGCAAAAACAAGCGTTGTGGGATGGCGAAAGTTACGCCCCTGTCATCACCGAAGGTACAGATGCCGGGCGCAGCGAATTGATCCTGAGCCAGTGCGCGCACGTATGCCAGCGAGCTGTCCGCTTTGACGACTGGATTTACATCCGCACCTATCACGATGGATATCGGCTCTACCCACGCGAACTGCTATTTAACCTATCAGACGACCCCTGGGAAATGCGCGACGTAGCGGCGGAAAACCCCGATATATGCCGCGAGGCTGCGTATCGCCTCATGAACTGGCACGACCACATGATGGAAACCATGCCGCGACCCTACGACAACGATCCCCTCTGGACAGTCATGCAAGAAGGCGGACCAATGCACACCTGGGGAGCTTTCGAAGACTATTGCGATCGCCTTGCAGAAACCGACCGTGCAGAAGGCGCCGTCTTACTGCGCGAAAAATTTGGAAACAAATACCGCCATCCATAA
- a CDS encoding phytanoyl-CoA dioxygenase family protein, with the protein MPEPTISLSQEQVHSFHEDGFLVLNAITTEEEVEQLREIYDRLFSDRTGWDQGSQFDLAGTDEDDQPRLPQMLGPSRFAPELKDTLYLANARAIAGQLLGSDMLDRNGEHMIYKPPRIGAATPWHQDQAYHDPTMAYKGVNFWMPLDDATVESGCLQFIPGSHKLDVLPHHSINRDPRIHGLEVDDPEQYAARAVPCPVAAGGASLHACYMLHYAEPNRTDVPRRAYTLTFRTPPQTRDKPVDAYWQQNKQTARQARADAYQTRGSM; encoded by the coding sequence ATGCCAGAGCCAACAATTTCTCTTTCACAGGAACAAGTTCATTCATTTCACGAGGATGGGTTCCTCGTTCTCAATGCGATTACGACAGAGGAGGAGGTGGAACAGCTTCGGGAGATTTACGATCGACTTTTTTCGGATCGCACGGGTTGGGATCAGGGGAGTCAATTTGATCTGGCGGGTACAGATGAGGATGATCAACCACGCCTTCCGCAAATGCTCGGTCCCAGCCGTTTTGCGCCCGAACTGAAAGATACGCTCTATCTGGCCAATGCGCGGGCGATTGCGGGGCAGTTGCTGGGTTCTGATATGCTCGATAGGAATGGCGAACACATGATTTACAAGCCGCCGCGTATTGGTGCGGCAACGCCGTGGCATCAGGATCAGGCGTATCACGATCCTACCATGGCGTACAAGGGCGTAAATTTTTGGATGCCGCTGGACGATGCGACGGTGGAATCCGGCTGTTTGCAGTTTATTCCGGGTAGCCACAAGCTCGATGTTTTGCCGCATCACAGTATTAACCGGGATCCGCGTATTCACGGTCTTGAGGTTGATGATCCCGAACAGTATGCCGCGCGGGCGGTTCCCTGTCCTGTTGCGGCTGGCGGGGCTTCGCTTCACGCGTGTTATATGCTTCACTACGCAGAGCCAAATCGCACAGATGTTCCGCGGAGGGCTTATACGCTTACGTTCAGGACGCCACCCCAGACGCGCGATAAGCCCGTTGATGCATATTGGCAACAAAATAAACAGACGGCGCGGCAAGCAAGGGCAGATGCGTATCAAACAAGGGGTTCTATGTAA